The nucleotide sequence GGTCCGAGACGGCTGCTCCTGGGTTTTCTTCCATCAATAGCTGCCTTTCATAATTGATTGCTACAGAGCGTTCACAAGATGAAGATCAGTATTTAAAACGTTTGTGTTTCCAGGATTGTAATGCCAACCAATTATGACATGGTTTGCTAGCGATGGCAAGTTTAGATTACTTCATTTCACACTCGACAGTACATGAGATGTATGCTAGAATGCAGCATGGCTTACTGGCAATGTCATTATTTCATCTTTGTCGTTGGAGGAACGGAACTTAGGAGGAGTCTATCATGGAAGCTGTACTGAATGGTCCTTCGGGGCGAATCAATCTGGGGCCTGGCGAGATTACGGTTGGCCGCCTGGCAGATAATAAACTGGTGGTGAATGATCCAAAGGCTTCATCACATCATGCTATTATTCGCCCGGCCGGTCAAGGCTATAGTATCACCGATCTGGGAAGCACGAATGGCACGTTCGTGAATGAACGCAAGCTCTCACCCAATTCCCCGACGACCTTGAATCCAGGGGATAAAATCCGCATCGGCGATACGACCTACTCCTATGAAGTGGTTGGAGCCGCTCCCATCGCTCCGACCGTCTATGGAGGACCCGGAGGCCTGGGATACGACCCAACAGTTGCTGCTCCTTCCCCTTACGCAAATAACCCATCCTACCTGCCCACTGAGGCAGCGGCCTCCCCATACAGTCAGTACGAAGCAAGCCCACCGCCTGCCTACCAGCCGCCGCTGGATTACCAGGCGCCACCGGTACAGCAACCCTACGCGGCACCACCGCCTCCCGCTTATTCTCCATATGGAGCACCAGCCGCGCAACCTGCCTATGGCGCAGCCGTTGGAGCAGTTCCTGGCGCCGGCGCACCTCCCGCACGGCAGAGCCGGCGCACACTCTGGATCGTGCTGGGCGTGGTGGGTGTTGTAATAGTACTCGCAATCCTTTTGTTCGCGGTTGTGGCAGCAAATGCATCCACTCCCACGAAGACGCTGGATACATTCTGCAACGCCATTAAAAATCGGGATTATCAAACTGCCTACAACCAGCTATCCAGTTTCCGCCAGACCCAGATCTCTGAGGCTGACTTTGCCAATTTCTTCTCTTCAGCCACTTCATGCTCCTACAGTACCCCTGCTGTGAATGGTAGTAGCGCAACAACGACCCTGACGTTTTTCACCAATTCAGGGTCAGTTAACGGGGCAACCAATATGGTACAGGAGAATGGTACCTGGAAGATCGATGCCATTAATTTTCCAACGCAATAGAGGGAGCTAGAGTATGCAAGCAGCACTCAACGGCCCTATGGGAAGAACAGTCCTGGAACCGGCGGTTCTCACTATCGGAAGTAGTCCCGATAACCAGCTGGTACTGCATGATGCCAATGTAGCAGAATACCAGGCGGAGATTCGCCCGGATGGTCAGGGCTATAGCATCACTGACCTGGGAAGCGGCAGCGGTACGTTTGTAAATGGGCAGCGCCTGGCATGGGATATGCCCCGCAAACTGAATCCCGGCGATACGATTACCATCGGCGACACGACATTCACTTACGAGGCGGATAGTATACCCCCATGGCAAAGCAGTTCGGAGCAAATGCAAGAGGTTCCGCCAGCCGGAACTGCGCAACCAGAGGCCGAGGCGAATCAGCAACAAGAGATGCCCCAGCAGGATCACAGCATCTCTTCAGGTTTCTCTCCCGCCGTGCCTGCTGCTACAGAAAATACAGCGTATGGCGTAGCAATCCCAGAAGGAACGCCGCCGCCAGCTGGTGGACCGAGCTACTGGCCACCATTCCCGCAGCAAGGATATCCAGGCAGCAGCCCAGGTTATCCCTGGGCTATGCCAGCTCCCACTGTGGTGCCCGCGGCCCCGCCTGCACGTCGTCGCAGAACATGGCTATGGATTTCGCTCATCGTGCTTGTGCTGTTGATAGCAGGGGGAGCCGCACTTTTCTATTTCGCTCGCCCTACGCCTGAGAAGACGTTGGATGCATATTGCCAGGCCCTGCAAGCGCAAAATTATGCCGCGGCTTATAACCAGCTTGCGACTTCCTTACAAAATATGGAAACCGAGCCTCAGTACGCCGCCACCGCACAGGCCCTGGGCAAGACCACTTCCTGCATGCATAGTTCCGCCAATATCATTGCCAATACTGCAACCGCGACCTTGACGCTCGTTACATCGGGACATACCTATCATGGAACGGTCACGCTCTTACAGGACAGCAGCAACAATTGGAAGATCAGTATACTGCTTTCCTCACCTGAGATGACGATGACCACTTTTTGCAATGCCCTGGCAAGCGGTGATTACCAGACCGCCTATAGCACGCTCTCCAGCGATTTGAAAAGCCGAAACACGGAAGCGCAGTTTGAGACGGATTTCGCGGGTCTCACGTGTTCTTATAGTAAGATCATTGTCTCTGGAATCAACGCGGCAGCCGATACAACCTTTAAAAACGCGAGCGGGTCACCAGCCTCCGCGATCATCTTGCTCGTCGAGGATCATAATAGCAACAATGATTGGAAAATCAATGGCATACAATAATAAATAAAAGGAGCCGAACGTGAGAGCTGCTCTTAACAGCCCATCAGGTCAATTTATGCTGGGGCAGGATAGTGTAACAATTGGTCGAGGCAGGGATAATTCGATTGCTTTAAATGATGCCCAGGCATCATCACGGCACGCCGAGATTCACCCGCAGGGTGAGGGCTACGTGATCACCGATCTCGGCAGCACCAATGGAACGTTCATCAATTCGCAGCGCCTGGCGCCGAATGTGCCTCATGAACTGAAGCCGAACGATTTTATTCGCATCGGCAGCACAGAATTCTCTTACCAGACGTATGGGGCAGACGGTAATCAGGAGTCTGAAGCAACGATTGCCAACCCGAATGCATGGAGCAATCCGAGTTACGCACCCACGGCAGGGATACCGCCCGCTGCCCCAGCGCCGAATTATAATCCAAATGCCGGAGCATATCCACCGCCTGCAAACTATCCACCGCCCACTCCGGATTACCCGAACTACGGCACGCCACCGCAGCAGCCATATGCGCCACCGGTTCAACCCGGTCAATATAATGCCTATGGTCAATCCGGCACAACCTCACCTGGACTGCCGGTACAGCCTGCCGCGCCTGCAAGAAAGAGCCGGTTGGGATTATGGATCGGGCTGATTGTTCTTCTGCTAATCATCATTGGCGCGGCGGCAGCAGCTTTCTGGTATGTGAATCGCTCCACGCCGACCAAAACATTACAGGCTTACTGCAATGCGCTTCAGACCAATGACGCGCAGGAAGCCTATAACCAGCTCTCCTCTCAGTTTCAGGCGCGAGTAAGCTTACAGCAGTATAAGAACTCTTTTAACACCGGAGAGCAATTGCTGAATTCGCCAGTTCTGGGGGGAATCAAGAGCTGTACAGTGAGCAATGTGCAAGAAAATGGCTCCTCGGCGACCGGTACAATCGTGATTGCCGTCAATAACAGCAACAGGACATTTTCTTTCCCCACAAACCTTACCGATGAAAACGGGACCTGGAAGATCAACAACACGACGAGAACACCGACAACCTAGTTTCGCCAGGCGTTGAAACTATGCCGGTGTTCCAATTTAAAATAGCCAGTGCATAAGCACAGCCATGAGGCATCCCGAATTTCCCGGACGCATAACACGAACACGCAGCACACTTTGGCAGTGCTGCGTGTTCTTTCTGATATCTGATAGAGGTGCGACAGATACAGCTAGAAAATCATCGGCAAATTAAGCCCGTTTTCCTTCGCACACTCTATGGCTTCTTCGTATCCGGCGTCAGCATGTCGCATAACGCCGGATGCGGGGTCGTTGGTCAGCACCCGCTCCAGGCGTTTTGCAGCTGCTGGTGTGCCGTCGGCCACTATTACCTGCCCGGCGTGCTGTGAGAAGCCCATGCCGACTCCGCCACCGTGATGGAAACTGACCCAGGTCGCACCACTCGCGCAGTTGAGCAGAGCATTGAGTACCGGCCAATCGGAAACTGCATCGGAGCCGTCTTTCATCCCTTCGGTTTCACGGTTAGGGCTGGCGACCGAGCCGGAATCAAGATGGTCGCGGCCAATGACTATTGGTGCGCGGAGTTCGCCTCTGGCGACCATTTCATTGAACGCCAGCCCAAGCCTTGCGCGCTCGCCTAACCCCACCCAGCAGATGCGTGCAGGCAAGCCCTGGAAATGGATTTTCTGGCGTGCCATATCCAGCCAGCGGTGCAGATGCGGGTTATCCGGGATCAGTTCCTTTACTTTGGCATCAGTTTTGTAAATATCTTCCGGGTCACCGGAGAGGGCCACCCAACGGAACGGGCCGATGCCACGGCAGAATAACGGGCGGATATAAGCTGGTACAAAGCCGGGATAATCAAACGCATTTGTCACACCCGCCTCATACGCCACCTGACGGAGGTTGTTGCCGTAATCGACGACCGGAATTCCCTGATGGTAGAACTCCAGCATCGCGCGCACCTGCTTCGCAATCGATTCCTTCGCCCGCTTGACATAGCCTTCAGGGTCACGCTGGCGAAGTTCCGCCGCTTCCGCAAGGCTCAAACCGGCAGGAATATATCCGTTCAGAACATCATGCGCAGATGTTTGATCGGTGACCATATCCGGCTTAATTCCGCGGCGCACCAGTTCAGGATAGATGTCAGCCGCGTTGCCAAGCAGTCCGATAGAGAGCGGTTGTTTGAGATTGGTTGCTTCGCGAATCTGATCGAGCGCCTCGTCCAGCGTACTGGCGATTGTATCGCAGTAGCCAGTATGCAGACGGCGCTGGATGTGTTGTTGGTCTACCTCAACGGCAAGCACGGAGGCGCCTGCCATGGTGGCAGCCAATGGCTGAGCGCCACCCATCCCTCCCAAACCCGCGGTCAGTATCCATTTACCGGATAAGTCACCGCCGAAGTGCTGGCGGCCCATTTCCACGAAGGTTTCATACGTCCCCTGTATGATACCCTGGCTGCCGATGTAAATCCACGAACCGGCAGTCATCTGGCCGTACATCATCAGGCCCTTGCGGTCGAGTTCGCGGAAAACCTCCCAGGTTGCCCAATGCGGCACCAGGTTGGAGTTGGCGATGAGTACGCGCGGCGCGTCAGGATGGGTTTTGAACACGCCGACCGGCTTGCCCGATTGCACGAGCAGAGTTTCGTCTTCGTCCAGATTTTTGAGCGTCTCGACTATGCGGTCGAAACATTCCCAGTTGCGCGCTGCCTTGCCGATGCCGCCGTAAACAATAAGCTCGTCCGGTTTCTCGGCCACGTCGGGGTCGAGGTTGTTCATAATCATGCGTATCGGCGCTTCTGTGAGCCAGCTTTTGGCGGTGAGCGCCGTGCCACGTGGCGCACGCACAGTGCGCGGCCCACTTCCTGCCTGCGAATTGATGGTAGAAGAGGTATCACCGGTGTTGGGCATGGTTGATTAGCTCCTTTGCTATGCAAAACATAAAATAGTTCTTTTGCCTTGAGTATATCTTACGGGAATGGGAGATGAGAAATGCAGCGACTAACCAAACTATTCGCAATTCACTAAACACATCCAGGGCGTGATACTATATAATATCCCTACATTGATTTTCCGTTTTGATTCCTGTATCTCATTAACAACAAGATAGAAATCAAAGCGATAGCTAGATTTTTTAAAGCACTATTTTATGGACTTACACTCCCTTGTATCAGGTGTGCGTGACTACACACAGAAACACCTGCCACAGTATATTGAAGAGTTGCGCGAACTCTGCGCTATCGACTCGGATAGTCACTATAAACCCGGCCTCGATCTTATGGCTGTCAAATTGGGGGCACGCATGCGGAAACTCGGCATGCAGGTCAACATTGTCGAACGTGAAGCCTGCGGCAACGATTTGACCGGCAGTATGCACGGCGAGGGGAGCGGCAATGTGCTACTGCTCGGCCATATCGATACGGTCTACCCCGTTGGAACAGCTGGCGAACGCCCGCTGCGCATCGAGGGCGATATCGCCCTTGGTCCCGGCGTCTGCGATATGAAAGGCTGCATCCTGGCGGCCATCTACGCAATCGAGGCACTGCTGGCGATGGGGACACGTCCTTTCGCCGAGTTGCGGTTTCTCTGCGTCTCCGATGAAGAAATCCTGTACCGGCATAGCATCGATTTGATTGAGGCAATGTGCCGCAACTGCCAGGGAGCGCTGGTATTGGAGGCGGCGCGCGCAAATGGGGATATCGTCAGTTCCCGCAAAGGCAACTCCGGCTATACGCTGGTCGCGCGCGGTCGATCCGCACACGCGGGCGTTGAACCGGAGAAGGGATTGAACGCGATCACCGAAATCGCGCACCAGGTACTCCAATTTCAAAGCCTGAATGGTTGGCGCGAGGGCATCACTATCAACCCGGGTCTGATTTCGGGAGGAACAGCGCTCAATGTCGTCCCGGAACACGCGCAGGCACGCTTCGATCTGCGCTATTTACACAGCAATGATAGAAACGAAACCGAGCAGCGCTGGCAAGAAATGATGAAACAGAAACTCGTACCCGGTGTAGATTTGACATTGGAGGTTTCACCAGATGCTAAAGAACCGATGGTATCCACACCTGTGAGCTTGAAACTGGCAGGGGCCGCACAAGAGATCGCCGGCTTTCTCGGGTTTCCCCTGAATCATGTCAGTACAGGTGGTTCGTCAGATGGAAGCTATGTCTCACATTTCGGCGTGCCCGTTCTGGATGGCCTGGGGCCAATAGGTGGGCTTGATCATAGCCCCGGCGAATACCTTCTTTTAAGCAGCGTTGCGTCCCGTTCGGCTTTGTTAGGCGGCTTGCTTGCGATTATTGGTTCTCAGAATATGCATGAATAAATTCTACGGACTTTGTAATGGTGCGATATGCGAAAATAGAGCAAATTGCAACTACAGAGTTTGCAAAGCAGAAAAAAATATGTTATATACTAGATACTGAGTAGTGATCGCCGGCTGGGGGCTGGTACGATCTCCTGAGGCCTGCTCATCGAAATGTCGTCGTCAAGTGGATGTAGATCAATCACGTCGTCGGCACTTATTCATCTCGCTCACGCAGGCGACTTGGGAGTCGTGTGTAGCATTTCGCGTTGGGCAAGATGGTAAGAGAAAGAGGTGTCTTACTTGAAACGAAGAGCAAGCATTCTTCCTCTGATTCCTTTCCTCACTATTGTTCTTCTCGTAGTGGGGCTACTGCAACCTTTAAGCGCGAGCGCGGCGTCTATCAGCAGGACGCATTTATCAGCAACGCGTCTGGGAACGCACCAGAACGCTCATCCAAATGCAGGCTATGGCAACCTGCGCTACCACGGTGGCCCGGTAATGGCGGGTACTGCTTATGCATATACCATCTTCTGGGAGCCGACAGGCTCGTATGTCAGTCCCACGTATAACAGTCTCATTCTCAGATACTTCGGTGATGTAGGCGGTTCCGGGCTGTATCACAACAACACACAGTATACGCAAAGTGGCGGCGGTTATCCCAGCAATGCTGTTCTAGGCGGTTCCTGGGTGGATACAGCAGCTTATCCCAGCGGCACGCTTTCAGATGCGCAAATCCAGGGTGAAGTGACGCACGCGCAGAGCGTCAATCACTGGTCATCGAGCATCAATAACGTCTTCTTTGTCTTCACGGCCAGGGGAGAAAACATCTGTGATGGCAGTTCGTGCAGCTTCACAAGTTTCTGCGCCTATCATGGCTACTTCGGCAGCAACACGCTCTACGCCGCGATGCCCTATACGGGCACGAATCTTTCGGCTTGCGGCGTTTCCTACAGCCCCAATAATGATTTTGATGCCGATAGCACCATCAATGTCACCTCTCACGAGCAGATGGAGGCGGCGACCGACCCACTTCTGAACGCCTGGTACGACCTGGCCGGATATGAAATCGGCGACAAGTGCGCCTGGATTTTTGGTCCCGGCAACGGGGACGTCAACTGGAATGGCCATCCTTACGAGGTGCAGAAGGAATGGGACAACCACGTGCGCGGTTGCGTCCTGTCTGGGCCATAATCTTATCTTGAAAGTCTACATGGGCGTATGAAATTGCGCCCAGAGACTCAATGATATGGAGAACACCGGATAGTATGCAGAAGGGTAGGAGGAGCCTCAAGTCTGCCCTGAGACAACTATCCGGTGTTCTTAATGCCCTTTTATCGAATATAATGGAAAGGATCAGTTTTCAAAAGGCAGAATGGGGAATCAATCTGCCTTGTCCCTCATTCCCGCCTGTGCTATAATCTGATAAGAAACCACATATGCGTGGTATGTTTATCTTGCGCAACAAAAGAAATCATATACAGAACAAATTCCCGCCCTTCATCATCTTGCCTGAAAGCGAGACGCCGGTTGCGCTAGAGCGCGGACTCATCGAGCATGACGAAATGACCAGGCGGTAAGAAACCAGGCAACATGAGCAAGTGCCGAGATCCACAGTCAGAAATACAGGTCTATGCATTTGACGAGCTGGATACTCAGGAAAGGATTTTTCGATGATTGATCCCGATAGTGAGTTGGAAGCACGATACCAGTCGATAGTGGCGACGCCCGATTGGTATCAGACGAATATTCCATGCCAGGTAGGCTGCCCGGCACACACAGATGTATCTACCTATATCGGCCTGATCTCGCAGGCACGCTTCGATGAGGCGTACCTGCTGAACCGAAAGTGCAATGTCGTGCCCGGCGTGCTTGGTCGCACGTGCGCGCGTCCCTGTGAGCCTGTGTGTCGTCGCAACAAGATCGACGGCAAGCCGATAGCCATTTGCTGGTTGAAGCGCGCCGCCGCCGATCACCGCGAATACCGGCATCATGCCGAGCGGCCGCCGATTACTAAAGAGAAGAAGGTGGCGATTGTCGGCGCGGGTTCAGCGGGATTGGCCTGCGCGCGCGACCTGCGGGAAATGGGCTACCCTGTCACGGTCTACGAGGCCGACCCCGTTGCAGGCGGCGTGATGGTGAACGGTATTCCGGTATGGCGTTTGCCGCGCTCGGTTACATATGAAGAGTGCAACGAATACATGGACGACCTGGGCGTAGAGATGCACTATAATACGCGTGTTGGGCGCGATGTCATGCTTACCGACCTGCTGAAACAGTATGACGCGGTCTATCTGGCGGCGGGCTGCTACATTTCTAATCCTCTGACCGGCCCGGATAACAAGGTCATTCCAGGAGCGGACCTGAAAGGCGTGGAGGATGGCATCAAGTTGCTGGCCAAGACCAATTTCGGTGAGCCTGCCTTCATCGGCAAAAAGGTTATCGTGCTGGGCGGCGGCTTCACGGCTATGGACTGCTGCCGGACCTCGGTGCGCTTTGGCGCCGAAAAGGTCTACGTGTTGTATCGCCGTTCAAAAGAGGAAATGGGTTCCGACGAGTACGAGGTCGATGAGGCAGAGTTCGAGCATGTCGAGTTCCAATACCTCGTCACGCAGCTCGAAGTATTGAGCAACGATGGCATCCACGCCAGCGGCCTCAAATTGATTCGCAACAAGCTGGGCGATCCCGACGCCAGCGGGCGTCGCCGTCCGATACCCATTCCCGGCACCGAATTTGTGATCGAGGCCGATACGATTATCGCGGCATTTGGCCAGTATAGCGATGCATCATGGATACAGGCCGATGAATTGAAGCTGGAGGTCAACAAACGCTCAGGCGTACCGCTGGTGGATCGGGAAACCTGGATGACCAGTTACCCCGGCCTCTTCGCAGGTGGCGACTATACCGAAGGCTCGCGCAATCTGATCTCTGCCATCGGTGATGGGCGCGACGCGGCGATTGCCATCAATCGCTATCTCGGCGGCGAAGATAAGCCCGCTGAACCAGCTGAAGAGGTCGAACTGCCTGATTACCGGCGCGGCATGGTTGATGACTACGAGTCTATCCCGTTCCAGATGATGCCCTCTCTACCACTGAAGGAGCGCTACAGCAACACACGCGAGACTGAGACAGGCTACACGCCCGCGCAGGCGGTAGAGCAGGCCCGGCGCTGCTTGCAATGCCAGTTGAATATCATGATTGATCCATCAATCTGTATTCTCTGTTCTGGCTGCGTCGACATCTGCCCCTACGACTGCATCAGTATGGAGGGACTTTCGCGTGTGGTCAAAGGCGACCCGCTGCACCTGGGAACGGAAACCTGGCAAGGCGGCGCCGATATGATCATCGACGAGGAGAAGTGCATCCGCTGCGGGCTGTGTATCGTGCGCTGTCCGACCGATGCCATCTCTATGGTGCAATTCGAGGTGGCCAGCCCTAATGACCGCTGGACCGTTTCGAAGATACCGGTGCTGAATATCAAGTAATAGACTAGCAGGCTAGCAGAAAAAGTGCGCTCAATCTGGATTACGGTCCAGAGGGCGCGCTTTTTTGCAATATTCCACTCCTACTAACGCTTCTCCTTCTTTTCCTTCTTTTACACAGGAAAATCACAATCAGTAGAATAAAGGGTTGACTTTTATCAATATGTTCAGTTAAACTTGCCTGTGGGGGACAAGAAACGCTTGCATCTCCTGTTGTCAACACGAAGAAAAGGAGCATAGCCAACACATGCGAAAAATTACCTGGTCAGTACTCGTCCTGGCCACCCTGCTGAGCATCTTTGGTTCAGCGGCAATCGCTTTCGCGCAAAGCCCTTCGGGGTCGGATCCTCTCGCGCATCTTTTCGCGCATCCTGATTTTATTTTGAAAACCACGCATGGTACGCAGGCACCAAACATCTCAGGTTTTTCACCGCAGCAGCTGAGTAAAGCCTATGCTATCAGCCAGATCAGCAAGAAAGATAGCGGTAAGGGCGTTACCGTAGCCATCGATGACGCCTGTGGCAATCCTCACGCGCAGGCTGACCTCAATGCCTACGACAAGGCTTTTGGTTTGAAGAGTACCACGATTAAAGTTGTCCAGCCCGAGGGAACGCCCTGTTCAGACCCAGGCGGCTGGGGCGTCGAGACGGACCTGGATATCCAGATGGTGCATGATTTCGCGCCGAAGGCCAAGATCGTACTAGAAGAGGCGCGCAGCGCTTCCTTCAGCGACCTGCTTAACGCGGCCAAAGACGCTTACACAAAACAAGGTGCGACCATCGTTTCCATGAGCTTTGGTGGTAACGAGTTTTCCGGCGAGACCGGGTCAAGCGCTGATGGCATCTTCTCGACCGGCAATTCAATGGGTGTAAGCTTCACCGCCTCTTCTGGCGACAGCGGGTGCGGCGCCCAGTATCCTGCCGCTTCGCCATTCGTCACCTCTGTTGGCGGCACCAGCCTGTTTATCAATCAGGATGGCAGCTACAAGAGCGAGTCTGCATGGAATGGCAGCGGTGGTGGCACCAGTGCATTCGAAAGCCGCCCGTCCTACCAGAACGGTTTCAATAACAATTCGAAGCGTGGCATTCCTGATGTCGCTATGGTTGCCGATCCGAATACCGGCGTTGCCATGTATGACAGCGATATCGGCGGATTCATTGTCGTCGGTGGCACCAGCGTTGCTGCTCCTTTGTGGGCCGGTGTGCTGGCAAGAGTCAACCAGAAGCGCGCGCATAGCATGCAGAATGCCGACAACGAACTGTACAATGTGGCCAGCAATTCTAGCAAGTACGCAACCGACTACCATGACATTACGACTGGTAGCTCCGGTGGCATTTGCAGCGCCAAGACCGGCTATGACTTTGTAACCGGATTAGGTACCGAAGTTGGGAACGCGCTCGTTCCTGATTTGATCGCGGCTCCGTAATCCCGCAGCACCAGCAAGTGATGCCATTGCTGAGGCAATGAACGTATACAAAGATGGCCTACTAAGTGTTTTCAGAAACCGGGTGGGCCATCTTTCCCATTGCATTTCACTACAAAGGAGTAGCAAGCATGATACGCAAGATCAGCGCGTTAGCTTTCATTTTGACCTTCCTGCTGGGCATCGTTGGTTCGGGGGCGACCGCTTTCGCACAAAGCACGTCAGAGGCGGATCAATTCGATAACGCTATCGCCTACCCAACGATTATCCTGCAAAATGCTCACGGCACTCGAGCGCCCAATGTCAACGGTTTTACTCCGCAGCAGTTTCGCAAGGCTTATGGAATCGACCAGTTAAGCCAGCAGGGCGCGGGCATCACCATTGCCATTGTCGATGCCTGTGGCAATCCGCATGTCCAGTCCGACCTCGACCAGTATGATCAGGCATTCGGCCTGCCTTCTACGACCGTCAAAGTGGTCTACCCGCAAGGCAAAAAGGTTTGCTCAGCGCCATCAAGCTGGGGATTGGAGACGGACCTGGATGTCGAAATGGCACACGCGGTGGCCCCTCAGGCCACAATTGTGCTGGAAGTCGCCGTCAATCCAACGTTCAAGCGCCTTGACCAGGCGGCTGGCGATGCTTATGCCAACCAGGGCGCGGCCGATGTCTCGATGAGCTTCGGTGGCAAAGAGCGCCCCGGTGAAAAAGGAGCTCATGGCGATGCCATTTTCGCTGCCGGTAATGCTAAGGGAGTTACCTTCACCGCTTCGTCCGGCGACAGCGGTTGTGGAGTAAGTTACCCGGCCGCATCTCCTGATGTTGTAGCCGTGGGCGGCACCGTGCTCACGATTAAGCAGGATGGCACCTATGTTAGCGAGACAACATGGAGCGGCAGCGGCGGTGGCTTGAGCAAGTTCGAGCATGTTCCGTCCTACCAGAACGGCTTCAACA is from Ktedonobacteraceae bacterium and encodes:
- a CDS encoding FHA domain-containing protein is translated as MEAVLNGPSGRINLGPGEITVGRLADNKLVVNDPKASSHHAIIRPAGQGYSITDLGSTNGTFVNERKLSPNSPTTLNPGDKIRIGDTTYSYEVVGAAPIAPTVYGGPGGLGYDPTVAAPSPYANNPSYLPTEAAASPYSQYEASPPPAYQPPLDYQAPPVQQPYAAPPPPAYSPYGAPAAQPAYGAAVGAVPGAGAPPARQSRRTLWIVLGVVGVVIVLAILLFAVVAANASTPTKTLDTFCNAIKNRDYQTAYNQLSSFRQTQISEADFANFFSSATSCSYSTPAVNGSSATTTLTFFTNSGSVNGATNMVQENGTWKIDAINFPTQ
- a CDS encoding FHA domain-containing protein, which encodes MQAALNGPMGRTVLEPAVLTIGSSPDNQLVLHDANVAEYQAEIRPDGQGYSITDLGSGSGTFVNGQRLAWDMPRKLNPGDTITIGDTTFTYEADSIPPWQSSSEQMQEVPPAGTAQPEAEANQQQEMPQQDHSISSGFSPAVPAATENTAYGVAIPEGTPPPAGGPSYWPPFPQQGYPGSSPGYPWAMPAPTVVPAAPPARRRRTWLWISLIVLVLLIAGGAALFYFARPTPEKTLDAYCQALQAQNYAAAYNQLATSLQNMETEPQYAATAQALGKTTSCMHSSANIIANTATATLTLVTSGHTYHGTVTLLQDSSNNWKISILLSSPEMTMTTFCNALASGDYQTAYSTLSSDLKSRNTEAQFETDFAGLTCSYSKIIVSGINAAADTTFKNASGSPASAIILLVEDHNSNNDWKINGIQ
- a CDS encoding FHA domain-containing protein — protein: MRAALNSPSGQFMLGQDSVTIGRGRDNSIALNDAQASSRHAEIHPQGEGYVITDLGSTNGTFINSQRLAPNVPHELKPNDFIRIGSTEFSYQTYGADGNQESEATIANPNAWSNPSYAPTAGIPPAAPAPNYNPNAGAYPPPANYPPPTPDYPNYGTPPQQPYAPPVQPGQYNAYGQSGTTSPGLPVQPAAPARKSRLGLWIGLIVLLLIIIGAAAAAFWYVNRSTPTKTLQAYCNALQTNDAQEAYNQLSSQFQARVSLQQYKNSFNTGEQLLNSPVLGGIKSCTVSNVQENGSSATGTIVIAVNNSNRTFSFPTNLTDENGTWKINNTTRTPTT
- the hutU gene encoding urocanate hydratase, whose translation is MPNTGDTSSTINSQAGSGPRTVRAPRGTALTAKSWLTEAPIRMIMNNLDPDVAEKPDELIVYGGIGKAARNWECFDRIVETLKNLDEDETLLVQSGKPVGVFKTHPDAPRVLIANSNLVPHWATWEVFRELDRKGLMMYGQMTAGSWIYIGSQGIIQGTYETFVEMGRQHFGGDLSGKWILTAGLGGMGGAQPLAATMAGASVLAVEVDQQHIQRRLHTGYCDTIASTLDEALDQIREATNLKQPLSIGLLGNAADIYPELVRRGIKPDMVTDQTSAHDVLNGYIPAGLSLAEAAELRQRDPEGYVKRAKESIAKQVRAMLEFYHQGIPVVDYGNNLRQVAYEAGVTNAFDYPGFVPAYIRPLFCRGIGPFRWVALSGDPEDIYKTDAKVKELIPDNPHLHRWLDMARQKIHFQGLPARICWVGLGERARLGLAFNEMVARGELRAPIVIGRDHLDSGSVASPNRETEGMKDGSDAVSDWPVLNALLNCASGATWVSFHHGGGVGMGFSQHAGQVIVADGTPAAAKRLERVLTNDPASGVMRHADAGYEEAIECAKENGLNLPMIF
- a CDS encoding M20 family metallopeptidase, translated to MDLHSLVSGVRDYTQKHLPQYIEELRELCAIDSDSHYKPGLDLMAVKLGARMRKLGMQVNIVEREACGNDLTGSMHGEGSGNVLLLGHIDTVYPVGTAGERPLRIEGDIALGPGVCDMKGCILAAIYAIEALLAMGTRPFAELRFLCVSDEEILYRHSIDLIEAMCRNCQGALVLEAARANGDIVSSRKGNSGYTLVARGRSAHAGVEPEKGLNAITEIAHQVLQFQSLNGWREGITINPGLISGGTALNVVPEHAQARFDLRYLHSNDRNETEQRWQEMMKQKLVPGVDLTLEVSPDAKEPMVSTPVSLKLAGAAQEIAGFLGFPLNHVSTGGSSDGSYVSHFGVPVLDGLGPIGGLDHSPGEYLLLSSVASRSALLGGLLAIIGSQNMHE
- a CDS encoding FAD-dependent oxidoreductase, producing MIDPDSELEARYQSIVATPDWYQTNIPCQVGCPAHTDVSTYIGLISQARFDEAYLLNRKCNVVPGVLGRTCARPCEPVCRRNKIDGKPIAICWLKRAAADHREYRHHAERPPITKEKKVAIVGAGSAGLACARDLREMGYPVTVYEADPVAGGVMVNGIPVWRLPRSVTYEECNEYMDDLGVEMHYNTRVGRDVMLTDLLKQYDAVYLAAGCYISNPLTGPDNKVIPGADLKGVEDGIKLLAKTNFGEPAFIGKKVIVLGGGFTAMDCCRTSVRFGAEKVYVLYRRSKEEMGSDEYEVDEAEFEHVEFQYLVTQLEVLSNDGIHASGLKLIRNKLGDPDASGRRRPIPIPGTEFVIEADTIIAAFGQYSDASWIQADELKLEVNKRSGVPLVDRETWMTSYPGLFAGGDYTEGSRNLISAIGDGRDAAIAINRYLGGEDKPAEPAEEVELPDYRRGMVDDYESIPFQMMPSLPLKERYSNTRETETGYTPAQAVEQARRCLQCQLNIMIDPSICILCSGCVDICPYDCISMEGLSRVVKGDPLHLGTETWQGGADMIIDEEKCIRCGLCIVRCPTDAISMVQFEVASPNDRWTVSKIPVLNIK
- a CDS encoding S53 family peptidase produces the protein MRKITWSVLVLATLLSIFGSAAIAFAQSPSGSDPLAHLFAHPDFILKTTHGTQAPNISGFSPQQLSKAYAISQISKKDSGKGVTVAIDDACGNPHAQADLNAYDKAFGLKSTTIKVVQPEGTPCSDPGGWGVETDLDIQMVHDFAPKAKIVLEEARSASFSDLLNAAKDAYTKQGATIVSMSFGGNEFSGETGSSADGIFSTGNSMGVSFTASSGDSGCGAQYPAASPFVTSVGGTSLFINQDGSYKSESAWNGSGGGTSAFESRPSYQNGFNNNSKRGIPDVAMVADPNTGVAMYDSDIGGFIVVGGTSVAAPLWAGVLARVNQKRAHSMQNADNELYNVASNSSKYATDYHDITTGSSGGICSAKTGYDFVTGLGTEVGNALVPDLIAAP